The stretch of DNA CGTCAGCTCTTCCATTGGCTCTTTGGCGGCCAACACTAAGTTCTGGCTGTAGGAGAGGTTGTTGGTCAGGTTGTAGGCCATCGGTCCCAGCCGGTAGCCCTTCTTGCGGCCCAGGTGCTCGATGTAGTTTTTGCTAACCAGCGTTTGCAGAATGTTCACGCACGTCGCCTGATTCATCTGCAACCCCTCGGCAATTTCGGTCAGCGAATACGTGCGGCCCGAATCCTGCGCCACCCACTCCAGTATGTCCAGTGCCTTTACAATAACCAGAACCATAATTTTTAGTGATAAGTGATGAGTGATAAGTGATGAGTAGTTGAAGCGTCAGCAGACTCATCACTCATCGTTCATCACTCATCACTAAATTTACCGCCCCATCCAGCCGCCATCGACGGTCAGAATGGTGCCATGAACGTATTGGGAGGCTTCGGAGGCTAAGAAAACGGTTGGCCCTTTAAAATCGTCCGGCTCACCCCACCGCCCCGCCGGAATGCGGGCCAGAATGCTTTGGCTGCGGTCGGCATCCTGCCGGAGTGCCTCCGTATTGTCGGTGGCGATGTAGCCCGGTGCAATGGCGTTCACGTTCACGCCTTTTCCCGCCCACTCATTGGCAAACGCTTTGACCAAACTGCCAATCGCCCCTTTACTGGCTGCGTATCCCGGCACCGTAATACCTCCCTGAAAGGTAAGCAGTGAGGCCGTAAAGATAACTTTTCCCCAGCCCCGCGCTACCATGTCGCGCCCAATTTCGCGGGTCAGAATAAACGGCGCGTTCAGGTTGGTGTCGATCACCGTGTCCCAGTAGTCATCGGGATGGTCGGCGGCTGGCTTGCGGAGAATTGTACCCGCGTTGTTGACCAGAACATCGATCACCGGCTCCTCGCGTTTTAGCTGTTCCAGAAAGGCATATACCGCTGACCGCTGACTCATATCACACCGATAGGCCCGGAACGACCGGCCCGTAGCCAGAATGTCCTGCTCGACGGCACTACCCGAT from Spirosoma montaniterrae encodes:
- a CDS encoding SDR family oxidoreductase, which produces MKQSLFDLTGRTALVTGCKRGIGRAMAVALAEAGANLIGVSATLELSGSAVEQDILATGRSFRAYRCDMSQRSAVYAFLEQLKREEPVIDVLVNNAGTILRKPAADHPDDYWDTVIDTNLNAPFILTREIGRDMVARGWGKVIFTASLLTFQGGITVPGYAASKGAIGSLVKAFANEWAGKGVNVNAIAPGYIATDNTEALRQDADRSQSILARIPAGRWGEPDDFKGPTVFLASEASQYVHGTILTVDGGWMGR